In the Myxococcus fulvus genome, one interval contains:
- a CDS encoding protein kinase domain-containing protein — MAEGIQSASAVPGEPRPGRRLGHRFELVQRLKVGRGISTWAGVDLRTGERVAIKVTSTTALVPAARHRMEHEAATLARLDSPFIVSVRHIGTSEDWLYLVTPWLTGESLEARLERGVLSVPEALALGRGLLSALTEAHHHGVLHRDVKPANLIVSGEPLSRATLIDFGLARSERLDASLRDLPVGTARYLSPEQAGLLHRPVEATSDLYSTGVVLFESLAGVPVFTGDSVGEVLRQHLSARPRLRAVGVDAPRALEELVSRLLQTDPSDRYQSAASALADLLELEDALAQGHAEPELITGARDARRSLTEPSFVGRHEEVATLERELERTLTDPGRLVVVEAESGGGKSRLLEELSARAPRHHAWVLQGQAQDQAARRPFQLFTGVASAITLALASRPALAEALRGRLAGQEAGLCMVLPQLEPLLSPAPHASARTLAPESLGESRGIWALTALLGALGTRDEPAVVVLDDCQWADELTLRALEGWSQARRQGQGRVLVIVAFRGEDIGPTHVLRKLAPTAHLRLSALGAAEVARLTESMAGTLPREATELVTRLSEGNPFMASAVLHGLVEDGVLVPGPSGWSVEPAAMAHARSSRQAAGFLVRRLRLLPLASRRLLSVGAVLGKSFELSRLEALSGVSREDLSAALEEPRRRHMLWEEGTRYTFVHDKLREVLLDMLTPQRRRELHRQAARSAAAQPTKDSFELAYHFDAAGEYTQALPHALVAAELARGRFALESAELNYRIAERGAAGADAGTRFRVAAGLGNVLMLRGRYEEARQQLERAQSLAREKQEQARILGQLGELAFKRGDFGEATLALEQGLKLMGRWVPPRGVLTGASAAWEILAQAAHTVAPRWFLARRPIEGGTEDLQAVRLYSRLAYGYWYRRGRAAVLWAHLRDLNLAERYPPTPELAQAYSEHSPALTTLPWFERAYAYAEKSLSLRQEQNDVWGQGQTLHFYGLACYASSRFEDCIEKCTQAIRLLERTGDPWEVNNATFQVAMALYRLGRLRESLETSQRLHAAALALGDRYSVRLGLEAWAKASDGRLPGTLLDGELTNPDQPDPQSFAGVLQADALHRMRQGDAEGAVKVLERAARLVDEAHLRQEYVAPITPLLATALRQLAEATSPLAAGRRRALLERAEKTAKDAHTLARTYRNNLPHALRERALVAALRGQARRARSWLEQSLQAARDLKMRHEHARSLKARGELGRALGWPDAEADLSVATRELAEMEEGLSPEVVEQDGTRALSLVDRFPRVLEAGRRLASALSREAVFEAVRQSMLELLRAEHCAIVDPRELTEDEDTEGPSRTAIARAMETGRITVMGQGLPGGASESMELAGVRSLLCAPLQVRGKTVACVLATHRQVGALFGEVEERLTEFVTVLAGTALENAENFERIAALSEEQGRLYRAEQEAVRRRDDFLSIAAHELKTPLTSLQLHIQGLQAQVRASGDAGLSPHKLSTKLESASAQTQRLGRLVSDLLDISRLAQGQLHIKLSEVDLVALVQGQLERSREALVRAECPVRLDARVPRLTGYWDAMRLEQVVGNLLSNAMKYGAGKPIEITLREEKDGQALLRVRDFGIGIADEDRARIFGRFERAVSVRHYGGFGLGLWIVREIVQALGGAIDVESTPGEGSTFTVTLPCAGPSSSQQESPGPPVH; from the coding sequence GGGAGAGTCCCTGGAGGCGCGCCTGGAGCGCGGCGTGCTGAGCGTCCCCGAGGCGCTCGCGCTGGGCCGGGGCCTGTTGTCCGCGCTGACCGAGGCCCACCACCACGGCGTGCTGCACCGCGACGTGAAGCCCGCCAACCTCATCGTCTCCGGCGAGCCACTGTCGCGCGCCACGCTGATTGATTTCGGGCTCGCCCGCAGCGAGCGCCTGGACGCGTCCCTGCGGGACTTGCCGGTGGGCACCGCGCGCTACCTCTCCCCGGAGCAGGCGGGCCTCCTGCACCGCCCCGTGGAGGCCACCTCGGACCTGTACTCCACGGGCGTCGTCCTCTTCGAGTCGCTGGCCGGGGTCCCCGTCTTCACGGGCGACTCCGTGGGCGAGGTCCTCCGCCAGCACCTGTCCGCGCGGCCCCGGCTGCGCGCGGTGGGCGTGGACGCGCCGCGCGCATTGGAGGAGCTCGTCTCACGCCTGTTGCAGACGGACCCCTCGGACCGCTACCAGTCGGCGGCCTCCGCGCTGGCGGACCTGCTGGAGCTGGAGGACGCGCTGGCCCAGGGCCACGCGGAGCCGGAGCTCATCACCGGCGCGAGGGACGCCCGACGCAGCCTCACCGAGCCATCCTTCGTCGGCCGCCACGAGGAGGTCGCCACGCTGGAGCGCGAACTCGAGCGCACGCTGACGGACCCGGGGCGATTGGTGGTGGTGGAGGCCGAGTCCGGCGGCGGCAAGAGCCGGTTGCTCGAGGAGCTCTCCGCCCGCGCTCCGAGACACCACGCGTGGGTGTTGCAGGGACAGGCGCAGGACCAGGCGGCGCGGCGGCCCTTCCAGCTCTTCACCGGCGTGGCCTCGGCCATCACCCTGGCGCTCGCGTCACGGCCCGCGCTGGCCGAGGCGCTGCGTGGGCGGCTCGCCGGACAGGAGGCGGGGCTGTGCATGGTGCTGCCGCAGCTGGAGCCGCTCCTGTCTCCCGCGCCGCACGCCTCCGCGCGGACGCTGGCGCCCGAGTCCCTCGGTGAGAGCCGCGGCATCTGGGCACTCACCGCGCTGCTCGGCGCGTTGGGCACGCGGGACGAGCCCGCCGTCGTGGTGCTCGACGACTGCCAGTGGGCGGACGAGCTGACCCTGCGGGCCCTGGAGGGCTGGTCGCAGGCAAGGCGCCAGGGCCAGGGACGGGTGCTCGTCATCGTCGCCTTCCGAGGCGAGGACATCGGCCCCACGCACGTGCTGCGCAAGCTGGCGCCCACCGCGCACTTGCGGCTGTCCGCGCTGGGCGCGGCGGAGGTGGCGCGCCTGACGGAGTCCATGGCGGGCACGCTGCCCCGCGAGGCCACGGAGCTGGTGACGCGGCTGTCGGAGGGCAACCCCTTCATGGCGAGCGCGGTGCTGCATGGACTCGTTGAAGACGGTGTGCTGGTGCCGGGGCCCTCCGGCTGGAGCGTGGAGCCGGCGGCGATGGCGCACGCGCGCTCGTCCCGGCAGGCCGCGGGGTTCCTCGTGCGCAGACTGCGCCTGTTGCCCCTGGCCTCGCGGCGCCTCTTGTCGGTGGGCGCGGTGCTGGGCAAGTCCTTCGAGCTGTCGCGCCTGGAGGCGCTGTCGGGCGTGTCCCGCGAGGACCTGAGCGCCGCGCTGGAGGAGCCGCGTCGCCGGCACATGCTGTGGGAGGAGGGCACGCGCTACACCTTCGTGCACGACAAGCTGCGCGAGGTGCTGCTGGACATGCTGACGCCGCAGCGACGGCGGGAGCTGCACCGACAGGCGGCGCGCTCGGCGGCGGCCCAGCCGACGAAGGACTCGTTCGAGCTGGCCTATCACTTCGACGCCGCGGGTGAGTACACGCAGGCGCTGCCCCACGCGCTCGTCGCGGCGGAGCTGGCGCGCGGGCGGTTCGCGCTGGAGTCCGCGGAGCTCAACTACCGCATCGCCGAGCGCGGCGCGGCGGGCGCGGACGCGGGCACCCGCTTCCGCGTGGCGGCGGGCCTGGGCAACGTCCTCATGCTGCGCGGCCGCTACGAGGAGGCCCGTCAGCAGCTCGAGCGCGCGCAGTCACTGGCGCGGGAGAAGCAGGAGCAGGCGCGCATCCTCGGCCAGCTGGGCGAGCTCGCCTTCAAGCGCGGCGACTTCGGCGAGGCCACGCTCGCGCTGGAGCAGGGCCTGAAGCTGATGGGACGCTGGGTGCCGCCCCGGGGCGTGCTCACCGGCGCGAGCGCGGCGTGGGAGATTCTCGCGCAGGCCGCGCACACGGTGGCGCCGCGCTGGTTTCTCGCGCGCCGTCCCATCGAGGGCGGCACCGAGGACCTCCAGGCCGTGCGGCTCTACAGCCGGCTCGCATATGGCTACTGGTACCGGCGTGGCCGCGCGGCGGTGCTGTGGGCGCACCTGAGGGACTTGAACCTCGCGGAGCGCTATCCGCCCACGCCCGAGCTGGCGCAGGCGTACTCGGAGCACTCGCCCGCGCTGACCACCCTGCCCTGGTTCGAGCGGGCCTACGCGTACGCGGAGAAGTCGCTGTCCCTGCGCCAGGAGCAGAACGACGTGTGGGGCCAGGGCCAGACGCTGCACTTCTACGGGCTCGCCTGCTACGCGTCCTCGCGCTTCGAGGACTGCATCGAGAAGTGCACCCAGGCCATCCGCCTGCTCGAGCGCACCGGAGACCCGTGGGAGGTGAACAACGCCACGTTCCAGGTGGCCATGGCCCTCTACCGCCTGGGCCGGCTGCGCGAGTCACTGGAGACGAGCCAGCGGCTGCATGCGGCCGCGCTCGCGCTGGGGGACCGCTACTCGGTGCGGCTGGGCCTGGAGGCCTGGGCCAAGGCGTCCGACGGGAGGCTGCCGGGCACGCTGCTGGACGGTGAGCTGACCAACCCGGACCAGCCGGACCCGCAGAGCTTCGCGGGCGTGCTCCAGGCGGACGCCCTCCACCGCATGCGCCAGGGTGACGCGGAGGGCGCGGTGAAGGTGCTGGAGCGCGCCGCGCGGCTCGTCGACGAGGCCCACCTGCGTCAGGAGTACGTGGCCCCCATCACCCCGCTGCTCGCCACCGCGCTGCGCCAGCTCGCGGAGGCCACCTCGCCCCTGGCCGCCGGAAGGCGCCGCGCCCTGCTGGAGCGCGCCGAGAAGACGGCGAAGGACGCGCACACCCTCGCGCGCACCTACCGCAACAACCTGCCCCATGCCCTGCGCGAGCGGGCCCTCGTCGCCGCGCTGCGAGGCCAGGCGCGCCGGGCCCGGAGCTGGCTGGAGCAGTCCCTCCAGGCGGCGCGCGACTTGAAGATGCGCCACGAGCACGCCCGGAGCCTGAAGGCGCGAGGAGAGCTGGGCCGCGCGCTCGGCTGGCCCGACGCGGAGGCGGACCTGTCCGTGGCCACGCGCGAACTGGCGGAGATGGAGGAGGGCCTCTCGCCCGAGGTCGTGGAGCAGGATGGCACCCGCGCGCTCTCGCTGGTGGACCGCTTCCCGCGCGTGCTGGAGGCGGGGAGGCGGCTCGCGTCGGCGCTTTCTCGCGAGGCGGTGTTCGAGGCCGTGCGCCAGTCCATGCTGGAGCTGTTGCGCGCCGAGCACTGCGCCATCGTGGACCCGCGCGAGCTCACCGAGGACGAGGACACCGAGGGCCCCAGCCGCACCGCCATCGCCCGCGCGATGGAGACGGGCCGCATCACCGTGATGGGCCAGGGCCTTCCGGGCGGGGCGAGCGAGAGCATGGAGCTCGCCGGGGTGCGCTCGCTCCTGTGTGCGCCGCTCCAGGTCCGGGGCAAGACGGTGGCGTGCGTCCTGGCCACGCACCGCCAGGTGGGCGCGCTGTTCGGCGAGGTGGAGGAGCGCCTGACGGAGTTCGTCACCGTGCTCGCGGGCACCGCCCTGGAGAACGCGGAGAACTTCGAGCGCATCGCCGCCCTCTCCGAGGAGCAGGGCCGCCTGTACCGCGCCGAGCAGGAGGCGGTGCGCCGCCGCGACGACTTCCTCTCCATCGCCGCCCACGAGCTGAAGACACCGCTCACCTCGCTGCAGCTCCACATCCAGGGCCTCCAGGCCCAGGTCCGCGCCAGCGGAGACGCGGGCCTGTCTCCCCACAAGCTCTCCACCAAGCTGGAGTCCGCCTCCGCGCAGACGCAGCGGTTGGGGCGGCTGGTGAGTGACTTGCTGGACATCTCCCGGCTCGCCCAGGGGCAGCTGCACATCAAGCTCTCGGAGGTGGACCTGGTGGCGCTCGTCCAGGGCCAGCTGGAGCGCAGCCGCGAGGCGCTCGTCCGCGCGGAGTGCCCGGTGCGGCTCGACGCGCGCGTCCCCCGGCTCACCGGCTACTGGGACGCGATGCGACTGGAGCAGGTGGTGGGCAACCTCCTCTCCAACGCGATGAAGTACGGCGCGGGCAAGCCGATTGAAATCACCCTGCGCGAGGAGAAGGACGGACAGGCGCTGCTGCGGGTGCGCGACTTCGGCATCGGCATCGCCGACGAGGACCGCGCGCGCATCTTCGGCCGCTTCGAGCGCGCGGTGTCCGTGCGCCACTACGGCGGCTTCGGGCTGGGCCTCTGGATTGTCCGCGAAATCGTCCAGGCGCTGGGCGGCGCCATCGACGTGGAGAGCACGCCGGGCGAGGGCTCCACCTTCACCGTCACCCTGCCCTGCGCCGGGCCCTCCTCCTCGCAGCAGGAGTCCCCGGGGCCTCCGGTGCACTGA